A single window of Labrus mixtus chromosome 23, fLabMix1.1, whole genome shotgun sequence DNA harbors:
- the LOC132958880 gene encoding VPS10 domain-containing receptor SorCS2-like — protein MARSPTLAHPYSTLSLSYNFQVIPLSFSRNLDRFNPNIPEWRADIGQVVTKLLTKITGVPQESLVTVVNPGLPTSADLYVLPQDSKPDKRNMFVDKRIPAIMQAFNNNNVSFVVRGGLKVLVMLADPNAGTVILNA, from the exons ATGGCACGTTCCCCGACTCTTGCTCACCCGTATagcactctctccctctcat ATAACTTCCAGGTCATCCCTCTGAGCTTCAGCAGGAACCTGGACCGCTTCAACCCAAACATCCCCGAGTGGAGAGCCGACATCGGCCAGGTGGTCACCAAACTACTCACAAAG ATCACAGGTGTCCCTCAGGAGTCCCTGGTTACAGTGGTGAATCCGGGCCTGCCCACCTCAGCCGACCTGTACGTCCTCCCGCAGGACAGCAAACCAGACAAGAGGAACATGTTTGTAGATAAG cGTATCCCAGCCATCATGCAGgcctttaacaacaacaacgtcAGCTTCGTGGTGCGCGGGGGTCTCAAAGTGCTGGTGATGCTAGCAGACCCAAACGCAGGTACTGTAATCTTAAACGCATAA
- the LOC132958417 gene encoding lymphocyte antigen 75-like: MEKFWLGLLCLSGWNISSCLPSQYHYVAEPMTWTEAQTYCRETYTDLATVENIEEMDQLLSTVPSLLDKHFVWIGLYSKIEWKWSDGYTESGADYRNWHPGKEPDFHGGQFCAQTGDSGTFWDDFCTYRYHFICYTGTQQDPEFVFVNEIMSWSDAQKHCRENFIDLATVRNINDTKKFLSWVQKGDWVWIGLYRDPDINWSNGSLSTYTYWKGSSTPLGSMSVVCGAAEMPTSGKWILSDCETKLLFVCYSPPSKQQVIKLRMKPEDSTVDLNDPAVKADILKKLQNRLKEKGLSGVTLKSTLIPETDVS; this comes from the exons ATGGAGAAGTTCTGGTTGGGTCTCTTGTGTCTCTCAG GCTGGAACATCTCCTCATGCCTTCCCTCTCAGTACCACTATGTAGCTGAGCCTATGACTTGGACTGAAGCTCAGACCTACTGCAGAGAGACGTACACAGACCTTGCCACTGttgaaaacattgaagaaatgGATCAACTTCTCTCCACAGTTCCATCTCTGCttgataaacattttgtctgGATCGGCCTGTACAGTAAAATCGAGTGGAAATGGTCAGACGGCTACACAGAGAGTGGGGCTGATTATAGGAACTGGCACCCTGGAAAAGAACCTGACTTTCACGGAGGTCAATTCTGTGCTCAAACTGGAGATAGTGGAACATTTTGGGATGACTTCTGCACTTACAGATATCATTTTATCTGTTACACAG GGACACAACAGGATCCTGAGTTTGTCTTTGTCAATGAAATCATGTCTTGGTCCGATGCTCAGAAGCACTGCAGGGAGAACTTCATAGACCTGGCCACTGTGAGGAACATCAATGACACCAAGAAGTTCCTGAGCTGGGTGCAAAAAGGAGACTGGGTATGGATTGGTTTGTACAGAGATCCTGACATTAACTGGTCTAATGGGAGTCTctccacatacacatactgGAAAGGCAGTTCAACTCCATTAGGCTCCATGAGCGTGGTTTGTGGAGCTGCGGAGATGCCAACATCAGGAAAATGGATTTTGTCTGACTGCGAAACAAAACTCCTGTTCGTTTGCTACAGCCCTCCAT CAAAACAGCAGGTGATAAAGCTCAGGATGAAGCCAGAGGACTCCACTGTGGATCTGAATGACCCTGCTGTGAAAGCAGACATACTGAAAAAG CTCCAGAACAGGCTGAAGGAGAAAGGACTGAGTGGAGTCACCCTGAAGTCAACCCTCATTCCAGAGACAGATGTCAGCTAA